The following is a genomic window from Bacillus sp. FJAT-52991.
GGCCTTCTGTGATGATAGTCGAACCTGTTAATTGTGGGGCCTTTCCAGAAAAACCGCCTGTATTTAATGAATAGGAGGACTGCTCTACTTTACCGCAAGTTCCAATTTGTAGCATGGAAGAACTGGAGATGCCACCTATATTCAAAAAGCGGATATTAATTGATTGGGAGACATAAATGTTCATAGGGATAACTCCTAAATAGTTCCTATTGTTTCTTGGCTCACTCGAGCTTCATCAAAAAGATTGGTATGAGAAATTCCAGAAGAAACTGTCAAGCCATGACCATAATTGAATGAACCAGCGCCAGAAAATGTTTTTGATTCAGTAACTGGATGGATTTGGTATACATCCCCAATGTTGAAAATTCCACCCGAAGAGACGTTGATGATCGTTGCTGTTCCAATAATAGCCGGCAAGACATTTCACATCCTCTTTGTTTATATTTAATGATATGATATGTAAATGAACAAGAATTGTGAAAATGGAAGGGGAGAAATGTGTTTGTATGGCAGCTTTAGAAGGAAAGACCCGCATTCAATTATTAGATAGCTTGCGTGGTTTTGCGTTACTCGGAATTTTTTTAGTAAATATGATCTCTTTTCATTCGCCGTATTTGTACTATAACCCCTTTGAATGGTGGGATGCAGCCCAAGATTTTCAAAATTATCGTTGGATTGATATTTTTGTCCAAGCAAGCTTCTATCCGTTGTTTGCGATGATGTTTGGATTTGGTGTAGCGATGCAGCGGGAAAGTGCAATGAATCGAGGAATGTCGTATACTTTAATAGGGGTTCGCCGTTTTTCTTTTCTGTTGTTGATCGGAATTATTCATGCATTTTTGATTTGGTCCGGCGATATTTTAATTAATTATGCTGTGCTTGGCTTTTTACTTTTGCTGTTTTTGCGCTTATCTGGAAAAACATTGATAATTATTGGAAGTTTACTATTATTTATTCCTAATGTTTTTCTAGGAGTACTGATGTTATTAATGGCGAAGACGGATCCAACAGGTGTTGTGCTGTGGACGGATATTATGGGTGTCAATCAGTCAATGGCTGCGTATGGAAGTGGAAGTTTTACGGAGATTAGTGCTCAGCGTTTTCAGGACTGGTTGTTGACAAATGGGCTGGATTC
Proteins encoded in this region:
- a CDS encoding spore germination protein GerPB; translated protein: MNIYVSQSINIRFLNIGGISSSSMLQIGTCGKVEQSSYSLNTGGFSGKAPQLTGSTIITEGPKIPLFLIPLQPPS
- a CDS encoding spore germination protein; translated protein: MPAIIGTATIINVSSGGIFNIGDVYQIHPVTESKTFSGAGSFNYGHGLTVSSGISHTNLFDEARVSQETIGTI
- a CDS encoding DUF418 domain-containing protein, with the protein product MAALEGKTRIQLLDSLRGFALLGIFLVNMISFHSPYLYYNPFEWWDAAQDFQNYRWIDIFVQASFYPLFAMMFGFGVAMQRESAMNRGMSYTLIGVRRFSFLLLIGIIHAFLIWSGDILINYAVLGFLLLLFLRLSGKTLIIIGSLLLFIPNVFLGVLMLLMAKTDPTGVVLWTDIMGVNQSMAAYGSGSFTEISAQRFQDWLLTNGLDSAIFQLISIFPHLLIGAGAQKLKVFSRWGNQPKWAIMTFISFFVTGVILKSLPYVAEPNLAYVFIQDSIGGPLLAISYVALAIVFGKWKYSEKIGKPFASVGRMSLTNYLLQSVLGTLIFYHYGLGFYGQITLTTGIWLVLAIFAVQVVFSELWLSKFKRGPMEQVWRKVTYFTK